A single region of the Streptomyces sp. NBC_00425 genome encodes:
- a CDS encoding GH1 family beta-glucosidase produces the protein MTIDFAALPHDFLWGTATAAYQIEGAVAEDGRAPSIWDTFSHTPGKVAGDDNGDVACDHYHRWREDIALMRQLGADAYRLSVAWPRVVPGGDGPANAKGLAFYDQVVDGLLEAGITPSVTLYHWDLPQVLQDRGGWPERATAEHFAAYASVVAERLGDRVTHWATLNEPLCSAWIGHLDGTMAPGLKDLTAAVRASYHLLLGHGLAAQAVRAAAPAARVGIVNNLSTIHPATDRPEDVAAARRMDGHTNRWWLDPVHGRGFPADMREVYGVELPEKGGDLETIAAPLDWLGLNYYFPQTVADDPTGPAPRVRAVRRPGVPRTGMDWEVDASGIEDLLLRLTDEYGARKLYVTENGSAFEDVVRPDGTVDDPQREDYLVKHLAACASAARKGAPLAGYFAWSLLDNFEWAYGYDKRFGLVHVDYRTQTRTIKGTGHRYADIIRGHRERGRKAA, from the coding sequence GTGACCATCGACTTCGCCGCACTCCCGCACGACTTCCTGTGGGGCACGGCCACGGCGGCGTACCAGATCGAGGGAGCCGTGGCTGAGGACGGACGTGCGCCGTCGATCTGGGACACGTTCTCCCACACCCCCGGCAAGGTCGCGGGCGACGACAACGGCGACGTCGCCTGCGACCACTACCACCGCTGGCGCGAGGACATCGCGCTGATGCGGCAACTGGGCGCCGACGCCTACCGGTTGTCCGTCGCCTGGCCGCGGGTCGTGCCCGGCGGTGACGGACCGGCCAACGCCAAGGGCCTGGCCTTCTACGACCAGGTGGTCGACGGGCTGCTGGAGGCGGGCATCACCCCGTCCGTCACCCTCTACCACTGGGACCTCCCGCAGGTGCTCCAGGACCGGGGAGGCTGGCCCGAGCGGGCGACCGCCGAGCACTTCGCCGCGTACGCCTCGGTCGTGGCCGAACGCCTCGGCGACCGCGTCACCCACTGGGCCACCCTCAACGAGCCCCTGTGCTCGGCCTGGATCGGACACCTCGACGGCACGATGGCCCCCGGCCTCAAGGACCTGACGGCGGCCGTCCGCGCCTCGTACCACCTGCTCCTCGGACACGGCCTCGCCGCACAGGCGGTCCGCGCCGCCGCCCCCGCCGCCCGGGTCGGCATCGTCAACAACCTCTCCACGATCCACCCCGCCACCGACCGCCCCGAGGACGTCGCCGCAGCCCGGCGCATGGACGGCCACACCAACCGTTGGTGGCTCGACCCGGTGCACGGCCGCGGCTTCCCGGCCGACATGCGCGAGGTGTACGGCGTCGAACTACCCGAAAAAGGAGGGGACTTGGAGACGATCGCGGCCCCGCTCGACTGGCTGGGCCTGAACTACTACTTCCCGCAGACCGTCGCCGACGACCCCACCGGCCCGGCGCCCCGTGTCCGCGCGGTCCGCCGGCCCGGCGTCCCGCGCACCGGCATGGACTGGGAGGTCGACGCGAGCGGCATCGAGGACCTGCTGCTCCGCCTCACCGACGAGTACGGGGCACGCAAGCTGTACGTCACCGAGAACGGCTCCGCGTTCGAGGACGTCGTCCGCCCCGACGGCACGGTGGACGATCCGCAACGCGAGGACTACCTGGTGAAGCACCTGGCCGCCTGCGCCTCCGCCGCCCGCAAGGGGGCCCCGCTGGCCGGCTACTTCGCCTGGTCGCTGCTGGACAACTTCGAGTGGGCGTACGGCTACGACAAGCGCTTCGGCCTCGTCCACGTCGACTACCGCACCCAGACGCGCACCATCAAGGGCACCGGTCACCGATACGCGGACATCATCCGCGGCCACCGCGAGCGAGGGCGAAAGGCCGCCTGA
- a CDS encoding carbohydrate ABC transporter permease, which translates to MAPPSSFLWSRRIFLTLLTGFVLLPVYVMVSSSLKPLADVTGEFRWLPSGLTVRPYIDIWSTVPLARYFVNSLIVAGAATVCSVVIAVFSAYAVSRYEFRGKRVFTVTVLSTQMFPGILFLLPLFLLYVNIGNATGIALFGSRGGLILTYLTFSLPFSIWMLIGYFDSVPRDLDEAALVDGCGPLGALLRIVVPAAIPGIVAVAVYAFMTAWGEVLFASVMTNDTTRTLAVGLQGYSTLNDVYWNQIMAASLVVSVPVVAGFLLLQRYLVAGLTAGAVK; encoded by the coding sequence ATGGCGCCGCCGAGTTCCTTCCTCTGGTCCCGACGGATCTTCCTCACCCTGCTCACCGGCTTCGTGCTGCTGCCGGTGTACGTGATGGTCTCCAGCTCGCTCAAGCCGCTCGCGGACGTCACGGGCGAGTTCCGCTGGCTGCCCAGCGGTCTGACGGTCCGCCCGTACATCGACATCTGGTCGACCGTCCCGCTCGCCCGGTACTTCGTGAACTCGCTGATCGTGGCGGGTGCGGCGACGGTCTGCTCGGTGGTGATCGCCGTGTTCAGCGCGTACGCGGTGAGCCGCTACGAGTTCCGGGGCAAGCGGGTGTTCACGGTCACCGTCCTGTCCACGCAGATGTTCCCCGGCATCCTCTTCCTCCTCCCGCTGTTCCTGCTCTACGTCAACATCGGCAACGCAACCGGCATCGCCCTGTTCGGCTCGCGGGGCGGGTTGATCCTGACGTATCTGACGTTCTCGCTCCCCTTCTCCATCTGGATGCTGATCGGATACTTCGACTCGGTGCCGCGCGACCTCGACGAGGCCGCACTGGTCGACGGCTGCGGCCCGCTCGGCGCGCTGCTGCGGATCGTGGTGCCGGCCGCGATCCCCGGCATCGTCGCCGTCGCCGTCTACGCCTTCATGACCGCGTGGGGCGAGGTGCTGTTCGCCTCCGTCATGACCAACGACACCACCCGCACGCTCGCCGTCGGACTCCAGGGCTACTCCACCCTCAACGACGTGTACTGGAACCAGATCATGGCCGCCTCGCTCGTCGTCAGCGTGCCCGTGGTCGCCGGGTTCCTGCTGCTCCAGCGCTACCTGGTCGCCGGACTGACGGCGGGCGCCGTCAAGTGA
- a CDS encoding carbohydrate ABC transporter permease, which produces MTTTVEVVKPPARPDGGGTPRPRPGRLRRVGLPYLLLLPALILELLVHLVPMVIGIVMSFRELTQFYIRDWGTAPWSGLDNYRMSVDFDAPVGEALLHSFLVTVGFTLLSVGLCWLVGTAAAVLMQDAFRGRGLLRALFLVPYALPVYAAVITWVFMFQHDNGLVNHVLHDQLHLTDNRSFWLIGDNSFYALLTVSVWKGWPFAFLIVTAGLQNIPRELYEAAALDGAGVWQQLRRITLPSLGPVNQVLVLVLFLWTFNDFNTPYVLFGRAAPEAADLISVHIYQASFVTWNFGTGSAMSVLLLLFLLAVTGVYLALTSRRRSSHAR; this is translated from the coding sequence ATGACCACCACCGTCGAGGTCGTGAAACCCCCGGCACGCCCCGACGGCGGCGGGACCCCGCGACCGCGCCCCGGCCGCCTCCGCCGCGTCGGACTGCCCTACCTGCTGCTCCTGCCCGCCCTGATCCTGGAACTCCTCGTCCACCTGGTGCCGATGGTGATCGGCATCGTGATGAGCTTCAGGGAACTCACCCAGTTCTACATCCGTGACTGGGGCACGGCCCCCTGGTCCGGCCTCGACAACTACCGGATGTCGGTGGACTTCGACGCGCCCGTCGGCGAGGCCCTGCTCCACTCGTTCCTCGTCACGGTCGGCTTCACCCTGCTGTCGGTCGGCCTGTGCTGGCTCGTCGGCACGGCGGCGGCGGTCTTGATGCAGGACGCCTTCCGCGGCCGCGGACTCCTGCGCGCGCTGTTCCTGGTGCCGTACGCGCTGCCCGTCTACGCGGCGGTGATCACCTGGGTCTTCATGTTCCAGCACGACAACGGCCTGGTGAACCACGTCCTGCACGACCAGCTGCACCTCACCGACAACCGGTCCTTCTGGCTCATCGGGGACAACAGCTTCTACGCGCTGCTCACCGTGTCGGTGTGGAAGGGCTGGCCGTTCGCCTTCCTCATCGTGACGGCGGGCCTGCAGAACATTCCGCGCGAGCTGTACGAGGCGGCCGCGCTGGACGGCGCCGGGGTGTGGCAGCAGCTCCGCCGCATCACCCTGCCGTCCCTGGGCCCGGTCAACCAGGTGCTGGTGCTGGTGCTGTTCCTGTGGACGTTCAACGACTTCAACACCCCCTACGTCCTGTTCGGCAGGGCGGCCCCGGAAGCCGCGGACCTCATCTCGGTCCACATCTACCAGGCGTCCTTCGTCACCTGGAACTTCGGCACGGGCTCGGCGATGTCGGTCCTGCTGCTGCTCTTCCTGCTGGCCGTGACGGGCGTCTACCTGGCCCTCACCTCGCGACGGAGGTCTTCGCATGCGCGGTGA
- a CDS encoding ABC transporter substrate-binding protein, whose amino-acid sequence MRSIRAAATGAVVMSLALSATACGGGGSTDGGGSDDSPKTLTYWASNQGASIEVDKKVLQPELDKFEKRTGIKVKLEVVPWSDLLNRILTATTSGQGPDVLNIGNTWSASLQATGALLPWNDANLAKIGGKGRFVASALGSTGAQGQDPAAVPLYSMAYALYYNKQIFADAGIAQAPTTWDELVADGKKIQAKGKQVLGAEGANVAENIHHVFVFAEQHGAHFFTADGKPDFTSGGVVSAVKQYVDLMAKDKVIPQGNAEYAQNQSVSDFAKGRTAMLLWQSASANLASQGMSADAYGIAPVPVQSGSPGAGAQVNSMVAGINLAVFKNTDNLDGATEFVKFMTGDEEQKILNTAYSTIPPVASAQSDAAFDSPANAVLKDTLAKSAAALPQVADESQFETVVGTAVKELFADAAAGRAVTAESVKAKLAKAQQQMPAK is encoded by the coding sequence ATGCGCAGCATTCGAGCCGCGGCCACAGGAGCCGTCGTCATGTCACTCGCCCTCTCGGCCACGGCCTGCGGAGGCGGCGGCTCGACGGACGGCGGGGGATCCGACGACTCTCCGAAGACCTTGACCTACTGGGCCTCCAACCAGGGCGCGAGCATCGAGGTGGACAAGAAGGTCCTCCAGCCGGAACTCGACAAGTTCGAGAAGCGGACCGGGATCAAGGTGAAGCTGGAGGTCGTCCCCTGGTCGGACCTGCTCAACCGGATCCTCACCGCGACCACGTCCGGTCAGGGCCCCGACGTCCTCAACATCGGCAACACCTGGTCGGCCTCGCTCCAGGCCACGGGCGCGCTGCTGCCGTGGAACGACGCGAACCTCGCGAAGATCGGGGGCAAGGGCCGCTTCGTGGCCTCCGCGCTCGGCTCCACCGGGGCGCAGGGGCAGGACCCGGCCGCGGTGCCGCTGTACTCGATGGCGTACGCCCTGTACTACAACAAGCAGATCTTCGCCGACGCCGGCATCGCACAAGCCCCCACCACCTGGGACGAGTTGGTGGCAGACGGCAAGAAGATCCAGGCGAAGGGCAAACAGGTCCTGGGCGCCGAGGGCGCGAACGTCGCGGAGAACATCCACCACGTCTTCGTCTTCGCCGAGCAGCACGGCGCGCACTTCTTCACCGCCGACGGCAAGCCCGACTTCACCTCCGGCGGCGTGGTCTCGGCGGTCAAGCAGTACGTCGACCTGATGGCGAAGGACAAGGTCATCCCGCAGGGCAACGCCGAGTACGCGCAGAACCAGTCCGTCAGCGACTTCGCCAAGGGCAGGACGGCGATGCTGCTGTGGCAGTCCGCGTCGGCCAACCTCGCGTCCCAGGGCATGAGCGCGGACGCGTACGGCATCGCCCCGGTACCCGTGCAGTCCGGCTCCCCGGGCGCCGGCGCCCAGGTGAACTCGATGGTCGCGGGCATCAACCTGGCGGTCTTCAAGAACACCGACAACCTCGACGGCGCGACCGAGTTCGTGAAGTTCATGACCGGCGACGAGGAACAGAAGATCCTCAACACGGCCTACAGCACCATCCCGCCCGTCGCCTCCGCCCAGTCGGACGCCGCGTTCGACTCGCCCGCGAACGCGGTCCTCAAGGACACCCTCGCCAAGAGCGCCGCCGCGCTCCCCCAGGTCGCCGATGAGTCGCAGTTCGAGACGGTGGTCGGCACGGCCGTCAAGGAACTGTTCGCCGACGCCGCCGCGGGCCGCGCGGTCACCGCCGAGTCGGTGAAGGCCAAGCTCGCCAAGGCCCAGCAGCAGATGCCGGCGAAGTGA